A genomic region of Pseudomonas sp. RSB 5.4 contains the following coding sequences:
- the iscR gene encoding Fe-S cluster assembly transcriptional regulator IscR yields MRLTTKGRYAVTAMLDLALHAQHGPVSLADISERQGISLSYLEQLFAKLRRSNLVSSVRGPGGGYQLSRDMQGIQVAQVIDAVNESVDATKCQGQGDCHSGDTCLTHHLWCDLSLQIHEFLSGISLADLVTRREVQEVAQRQDQRRCNSKAPRLDKIEASAVE; encoded by the coding sequence ATGCGACTGACTACAAAAGGCCGATACGCCGTGACCGCCATGCTTGACCTGGCGTTGCACGCGCAGCACGGGCCGGTGTCCCTGGCCGATATCTCCGAGCGCCAAGGCATCTCCCTGTCCTATCTCGAACAGCTTTTCGCCAAGCTGCGCCGCAGTAACCTGGTTTCCAGTGTTCGCGGTCCAGGCGGTGGTTATCAGCTTTCGCGCGACATGCAGGGCATCCAGGTGGCTCAGGTGATCGATGCGGTCAACGAATCGGTCGACGCTACAAAGTGCCAGGGCCAGGGCGATTGCCATTCCGGCGACACCTGCCTGACTCATCACCTGTGGTGCGATCTGAGCCTGCAGATTCACGAATTTCTAAGTGGTATCAGCTTGGCTGATCTTGTGACTCGCCGTGAGGTGCAAGAAGTAGCCCAGCGTCAGGACCAGCGTCGTTGCAACAGCAAGGCGCCACGCCTGGACAAGATTGAAGCGTCCGCCGTCGAATGA
- the iscU gene encoding Fe-S cluster assembly scaffold IscU: MAYSEKVIDHYENPRNVGKMNAEDPDVGTGMVGAPACGDVMRLQIKVNDQGVIEDAKFKTYGCGSAIASSSLATEWMKGKTLDEAETIKNTQLAEELALPPVKIHCSVLAEDAIKAAVRDYKQKKGLI, from the coding sequence ATGGCTTACAGCGAAAAGGTCATCGACCACTACGAAAACCCGCGCAACGTCGGCAAGATGAACGCGGAAGACCCGGATGTCGGCACCGGCATGGTCGGCGCTCCGGCGTGCGGCGACGTGATGCGTCTGCAGATCAAGGTCAACGATCAGGGCGTTATCGAAGACGCCAAGTTCAAGACCTACGGCTGCGGTTCGGCAATCGCTTCCAGCTCCCTGGCCACCGAGTGGATGAAGGGCAAGACGCTGGACGAGGCCGAGACCATCAAGAACACTCAGCTGGCCGAAGAACTGGCCCTGCCGCCAGTGAAAATCCACTGCTCGGTACTCGCTGAAGACGCTATCAAAGCGGCTGTTCGCGACTACAAGCAGAAGAAAGGCTTGATCTAA
- the hscA gene encoding Fe-S protein assembly chaperone HscA has product MALLQIAEPGQSPQPHQRRLAVGIDLGTTNSLVAALRSGLSEPLADADGQVILPSAVRYHADRVEVGESAKLAASSDPLNTVLSVKRLMGRGLSDVKQLGEQLPYRFVGGESHMPFIDTVQGPKSPVEVSADILKVLRQRAEATLGGELVGAVITVPAYFDDAQRQATKDAAKLAGLNVLRLLNEPTAAAVAYGLDQHAEGLVAIYDLGGGTFDISILRLTGGVFEVLATGGDSALGGDDFDHAIAGWIIESAGLSADLDPGAQRNLLQTACAAKEALTDAASVEVAYGDWKAQLTREAFDALIEPMVARSLKACRRAVRDSGIELEDVHAVVMVGGSTRVPRVREAVAEAFGRQPLTEIDPDQVVAIGAAIQADTLAGNKRDGGELLLLDVIPLSLGLETMGGLMEKVIPRNTTIPVARAQDFTTYKDGQSAMAIHVLQGERELISDCRSLARFELRGIPAMVAGAAKIRVTFQVDADGLLSVSARELGSGVEASIQVKPSYGLTDGEIAKMLKDSFQHANDDKVARVLREQQVDAQRLIEAVQGALEADGERLLDAEERMVIELQMQELAELMKGTDGYAIEQQTKRLSQVTDAFAARRMDLTVKAALSGRNLNEIEDI; this is encoded by the coding sequence ATGGCCCTACTGCAGATCGCCGAACCCGGCCAAAGTCCTCAACCGCACCAGCGTCGTCTGGCTGTGGGGATCGACTTGGGCACTACCAATTCGCTGGTCGCTGCGTTGCGCAGTGGTCTTTCCGAACCACTGGCCGACGCTGACGGGCAGGTCATCCTGCCGTCCGCCGTGCGTTATCACGCCGACCGCGTCGAGGTTGGCGAGTCGGCCAAACTGGCCGCGTCTTCCGATCCCTTGAACACTGTGCTGTCGGTCAAACGCCTGATGGGTCGTGGCCTGTCCGACGTCAAGCAATTGGGCGAGCAACTGCCATACCGCTTCGTCGGTGGCGAATCGCACATGCCGTTCATCGACACCGTGCAAGGCCCGAAAAGCCCAGTCGAAGTCTCCGCCGATATCCTCAAGGTCCTGCGTCAGCGTGCTGAAGCGACCCTGGGTGGCGAGTTGGTCGGTGCGGTGATCACCGTTCCGGCGTATTTCGACGATGCGCAGCGCCAGGCCACCAAGGATGCGGCGAAACTCGCCGGTCTGAACGTGCTGCGCCTGCTCAACGAGCCGACGGCGGCTGCCGTGGCTTATGGTCTGGATCAGCATGCCGAAGGTCTGGTGGCGATTTATGACCTGGGCGGCGGTACGTTCGATATTTCGATTCTGCGTCTGACTGGCGGTGTGTTCGAAGTGCTGGCCACCGGCGGCGACAGCGCCCTGGGCGGCGATGACTTCGATCACGCGATTGCCGGCTGGATCATCGAGAGCGCCGGTCTGTCCGCCGATCTCGATCCGGGTGCGCAACGCAATCTGCTGCAAACTGCCTGCGCGGCCAAAGAAGCCCTGACCGATGCGGCCAGCGTTGAAGTCGCCTACGGTGACTGGAAAGCGCAGCTGACCCGCGAAGCCTTCGATGCACTGATCGAGCCAATGGTTGCGCGCAGCCTGAAAGCCTGCCGCCGCGCCGTGCGTGATTCCGGTATCGAGCTGGAAGACGTGCATGCCGTGGTCATGGTCGGTGGTTCGACCCGCGTTCCACGTGTACGCGAGGCCGTTGCCGAAGCCTTCGGTCGTCAGCCATTGACGGAAATCGACCCGGATCAAGTGGTGGCCATCGGGGCCGCGATCCAGGCGGATACGCTGGCTGGCAACAAGCGTGATGGCGGCGAACTGTTGCTGCTCGACGTGATTCCGTTGTCCCTTGGGCTGGAAACCATGGGCGGGCTGATGGAGAAGGTGATTCCGCGCAACACCACCATCCCGGTCGCTCGTGCTCAAGACTTCACCACTTATAAAGACGGCCAGTCGGCCATGGCGATCCATGTGCTGCAGGGTGAACGCGAGCTGATCAGCGACTGCCGCTCCCTGGCGCGCTTCGAACTGCGCGGCATTCCGGCGATGGTGGCCGGTGCGGCGAAGATTCGCGTGACCTTCCAGGTCGATGCCGACGGTCTGCTCAGTGTTTCGGCGCGTGAACTGGGTTCGGGTGTTGAGGCGAGCATTCAGGTCAAGCCGTCCTACGGCCTGACCGACGGCGAAATCGCCAAGATGCTCAAGGATTCGTTCCAGCACGCCAATGACGACAAGGTCGCCCGCGTCCTGCGTGAGCAGCAAGTCGATGCTCAGCGCCTGATCGAAGCGGTACAGGGTGCTCTGGAGGCCGATGGCGAGCGTTTGCTCGACGCCGAGGAGCGCATGGTCATCGAGCTGCAGATGCAGGAACTGGCCGAACTGATGAAAGGCACCGATGGTTATGCCATCGAGCAGCAGACCAAGCGTCTGTCGCAAGTGACCGATGCTTTTGCTGCCCGCCGCATGGATCTGACGGTGAAAGCCGCTCTGTCGGGGCGCAATCTGAATGAAATCGAGGATATCTGA
- the fdx gene encoding ISC system 2Fe-2S type ferredoxin, giving the protein MPQVIFLPHEKFCPEGMVVEAEPGTSILDLAHEHHIEMESACGGVCACTTCHCIIREGFDSLEEADELEEDFLDRAWGLEAQSRLACQAIVGEEDITVEIPKYSLNHAAEAPH; this is encoded by the coding sequence ATGCCGCAGGTCATTTTTCTGCCCCACGAGAAGTTCTGCCCTGAAGGCATGGTGGTCGAGGCCGAACCCGGCACTTCGATTCTCGATCTGGCTCACGAACACCATATCGAGATGGAAAGCGCCTGTGGCGGCGTCTGCGCCTGCACCACTTGTCACTGCATCATCCGCGAGGGTTTCGACTCGCTGGAAGAGGCGGACGAGCTGGAAGAAGACTTCCTCGATCGCGCCTGGGGCCTGGAAGCGCAATCGCGCCTGGCCTGTCAGGCTATCGTCGGCGAAGAAGACATCACCGTCGAGATTCCGAAATATTCGCTTAACCATGCGGCCGAAGCGCCGCACTGA
- the rlmN gene encoding 23S rRNA (adenine(2503)-C(2))-methyltransferase RlmN yields MTTSTVKTNLLGLTQPEMEKFFDSIGEKRFRAGQVMKWIHHFGVDDFDAMTNVSKALRDKLKAIAEVRGPEVVSEDISSDGTRKWVVRVASGSCVETVYIPQGKRGTLCVSSQAGCALDCSFCSTGKQGFNSNLTAAEVIGQVWIANKSFGSVPATIDRAITNVVMMGMGEPLLNFDNVVAAMHLMMDDLGYGISKRRVTLSTSGVVPMIDELAKHIDVSLALSLHAPNDALRNQLVPINKKYPLKMLLESCQRYMSALGEKRVLTIEYTLLKDVNDKLEHAVEMIELLKDIPCKINLIPFNPFPHSGYERPSNNAIRRFQDQLHQAGFNVTVRTTRGEDIDAACGQLVGQVLDRTRRSERYIAVRELSADSDLAQNAANTN; encoded by the coding sequence ATGACTACATCGACTGTTAAAACAAACCTGCTGGGTCTGACCCAGCCGGAAATGGAAAAATTCTTCGACTCAATCGGGGAGAAGCGTTTCCGTGCCGGTCAGGTAATGAAATGGATTCACCACTTTGGCGTCGATGATTTCGACGCCATGACGAACGTCAGCAAGGCCTTGCGCGACAAGCTCAAGGCTATTGCTGAAGTCCGTGGTCCCGAAGTGGTCAGCGAGGACATTTCCAGCGACGGCACCCGCAAGTGGGTGGTGCGCGTGGCGTCCGGCAGCTGTGTCGAGACCGTCTACATTCCCCAGGGCAAACGCGGCACTCTGTGCGTTTCGTCCCAGGCAGGCTGTGCCCTGGACTGCAGTTTCTGCTCCACCGGCAAGCAAGGCTTCAACAGCAACCTCACCGCCGCCGAAGTCATCGGTCAGGTGTGGATTGCCAACAAATCCTTCGGCAGTGTTCCCGCCACCATCGACCGCGCCATCACCAACGTGGTGATGATGGGCATGGGTGAACCGCTGCTGAACTTCGACAACGTCGTGGCCGCCATGCATCTGATGATGGATGACCTGGGCTACGGGATCTCCAAGCGCCGCGTGACCCTGTCCACTTCGGGCGTGGTGCCGATGATCGATGAGCTGGCCAAGCACATCGACGTCTCCCTGGCGTTGTCCCTGCACGCACCGAATGACGCATTGCGTAACCAATTGGTGCCGATCAACAAGAAATATCCGCTTAAGATGCTGCTCGAGTCGTGCCAGCGCTACATGTCCGCCCTTGGCGAGAAGCGTGTGCTGACCATCGAGTACACCTTGCTCAAGGACGTCAACGACAAGCTTGAGCACGCCGTGGAAATGATCGAGCTGCTGAAAGACATTCCGTGCAAGATCAACCTGATTCCGTTCAACCCGTTCCCGCATTCCGGTTACGAGCGGCCGAGCAACAACGCCATTCGTCGGTTCCAGGATCAGTTGCATCAGGCCGGCTTTAACGTCACTGTCCGCACCACCCGTGGTGAAGACATCGACGCCGCATGTGGTCAATTGGTAGGGCAGGTGCTGGATCGCACCCGTCGCAGCGAACGTTACATCGCCGTGCGCGAGTTGAGCGCCGACAGCGATCTGGCACAGAACGCCGCGAACACTAACTAA
- the ndk gene encoding nucleoside-diphosphate kinase, which produces MAVQRTFSIIKPDAVAKGAAGEIVTRFEKAGLKVVASKMKQLSKAEAEGFYAEHKERGFFGDLVAFMISGPVVVQVLEGENAIARNRELMGATNPKEAAAGTIRADFAESIDANAVHGSDSEAAAAREISYFFAATEVTTR; this is translated from the coding sequence ATGGCTGTTCAACGTACTTTCTCCATCATCAAGCCTGACGCTGTTGCAAAAGGCGCTGCCGGCGAAATCGTTACCCGTTTCGAAAAGGCTGGTCTGAAAGTGGTTGCTTCGAAAATGAAGCAGCTGTCCAAAGCCGAAGCTGAAGGCTTCTACGCTGAGCACAAAGAGCGCGGTTTCTTCGGTGACCTGGTTGCTTTCATGATCTCCGGTCCAGTGGTTGTTCAGGTTCTGGAAGGCGAAAACGCTATCGCTCGCAACCGTGAGCTGATGGGCGCTACCAACCCTAAAGAAGCTGCTGCTGGCACCATCCGTGCTGACTTCGCTGAGTCGATCGACGCCAACGCCGTTCACGGTTCGGACTCCGAAGCCGCTGCTGCTCGTGAAATCTCGTACTTCTTCGCAGCTACTGAAGTAACCACTCGCTAA
- a CDS encoding IscS subfamily cysteine desulfurase: MKLPIYLDYSATTPVDPRVAQKMSECLLVDGNFGNPASRSHVFGWKAEESVENARRQVADLVNADPREIVWTSGATESDNLAIKGAAHFYGSKGKHLITSKIEHKAVLDTMRQLEREGFEVTYLEPTEDGLITPAMIEAALREDTILVSVMHVNNEIGTINDIAAIGELTRSKGVLLHVDAAQSTGKVEIDLQKLKVDMMSFSAHKTYGPKGIGALYVSRKPRVRIEATMHGGGHERGMRSGTLATHQIVGMGEAFRVAKEDMAAENVRIKALSDRFFKQVEHLEELYVNGSLTARVPHNLNLSFNYVEGESLIMALKDLAVSSGSACTSASLEPSYVLRALGRNDELAHSSIRFTFGRFTTEEEIDYAAQKVCEAVTKLRALSPLWDMYKDGVDISKIEWAAH; the protein is encoded by the coding sequence ATGAAATTGCCGATTTACCTTGATTACTCTGCGACCACCCCGGTCGATCCGCGCGTTGCGCAAAAGATGAGTGAATGCCTGCTGGTCGACGGAAACTTCGGTAACCCGGCGTCCCGTTCCCACGTGTTCGGCTGGAAAGCTGAAGAGTCCGTCGAAAATGCCCGTCGTCAGGTGGCCGATCTGGTCAACGCCGACCCGCGCGAAATCGTCTGGACGTCCGGCGCCACCGAATCCGACAACCTGGCAATCAAGGGTGCGGCGCATTTCTATGGCTCCAAAGGCAAGCACCTGATCACCAGCAAGATCGAACACAAGGCTGTTCTCGACACCATGCGCCAACTGGAGCGTGAAGGTTTCGAAGTGACCTACCTCGAGCCGACCGAAGACGGTCTGATCACCCCGGCGATGATCGAAGCGGCACTGCGCGAAGACACCATTCTGGTGTCGGTAATGCACGTGAACAACGAAATCGGCACCATCAACGACATCGCTGCCATCGGCGAACTGACCCGCTCCAAGGGCGTTCTGCTGCATGTTGACGCGGCTCAGTCCACCGGCAAGGTCGAGATCGATCTGCAGAAGCTGAAAGTCGACATGATGTCGTTCTCCGCCCACAAAACCTACGGCCCTAAAGGCATCGGCGCCCTGTACGTCAGCCGCAAGCCGCGTGTGCGCATCGAAGCGACCATGCACGGCGGCGGTCACGAACGTGGCATGCGTTCCGGCACTCTGGCGACCCACCAGATCGTCGGCATGGGTGAAGCCTTCCGCGTAGCCAAGGAAGACATGGCTGCCGAAAACGTACGCATCAAGGCCCTGAGCGATCGTTTCTTCAAGCAGGTCGAGCACCTGGAAGAGCTGTACGTCAACGGCAGCCTGACCGCCCGCGTTCCGCACAACCTGAACCTGAGCTTCAACTACGTTGAAGGCGAGTCGCTGATCATGGCGCTCAAGGATCTGGCGGTATCGTCCGGTTCGGCCTGCACCTCGGCGTCCCTGGAGCCTTCGTACGTACTGCGCGCCTTGGGCCGCAACGACGAACTGGCACACAGCTCGATCCGTTTCACCTTCGGCCGTTTCACCACCGAAGAAGAAATCGACTACGCCGCGCAGAAAGTCTGCGAGGCCGTTACCAAGCTGCGCGCTCTGTCGCCGCTGTGGGACATGTACAAAGACGGTGTCGACATTTCGAAAATCGAGTGGGCGGCACACTGA
- the iscX gene encoding Fe-S cluster assembly protein IscX has translation MSYGWNDVQRIAEELAEAKPDVDPLSVNFVDLQRWIMELPDFDNTSGRVGEKVLEAVQALWIDEVD, from the coding sequence ATGAGCTACGGTTGGAATGATGTTCAACGCATTGCAGAAGAATTGGCCGAAGCCAAGCCGGATGTAGATCCGCTTTCTGTCAATTTCGTCGACCTGCAGCGATGGATCATGGAATTGCCCGACTTCGACAACACCTCTGGCCGTGTCGGCGAGAAGGTGTTGGAAGCGGTTCAGGCACTCTGGATCGATGAAGTCGACTGA
- the cysE gene encoding serine O-acetyltransferase, with translation MFERLREDIQSVFHRDPAARNAFEVLTCYPGMHAIWIHRLAGMLWRNELKWLARLVSNFGRWLTGIEIHPGAKVGRRFFIDHGMGIVIGETAEIGDDVTIYQGVTLGGTSWNKGKRHPTLGDGVVVGAGAKVLGPFTVGAGAKVGSNAVVTKEVPPGATVVGIPGRIIVKSDEEQDAKRKAMAEKIGFDAYGVSEDMPDPVARAIGQLLDHLQAVDGRLEGMCGALKDLGSNYCAKDLPELREEDFACVKGKDESKAG, from the coding sequence ATGTTTGAGCGTTTGCGTGAAGATATCCAAAGCGTATTCCATCGAGACCCGGCGGCGCGTAACGCTTTTGAAGTCCTGACCTGCTATCCCGGCATGCATGCGATCTGGATTCACCGGTTGGCCGGCATGCTGTGGCGCAACGAGCTGAAATGGCTGGCGCGACTGGTGTCTAACTTCGGTCGCTGGCTGACCGGGATCGAGATTCATCCGGGGGCCAAGGTCGGTCGGCGTTTCTTTATCGATCACGGCATGGGCATCGTCATTGGTGAAACCGCCGAGATCGGCGATGACGTGACCATTTATCAGGGCGTAACCCTCGGTGGTACCAGTTGGAACAAGGGCAAGCGCCACCCGACGCTGGGTGATGGCGTGGTGGTGGGTGCTGGCGCCAAAGTGCTCGGGCCGTTCACGGTAGGGGCTGGCGCCAAAGTCGGCTCCAACGCAGTGGTCACCAAGGAAGTGCCGCCGGGCGCCACAGTGGTGGGGATTCCGGGGCGGATCATCGTCAAATCCGATGAAGAGCAGGACGCCAAGCGCAAGGCGATGGCTGAGAAGATCGGCTTCGATGCTTATGGTGTCAGCGAAGACATGCCCGATCCGGTGGCCCGTGCCATCGGTCAGTTGCTCGATCACCTGCAAGCGGTGGATGGGCGGCTGGAAGGGATGTGCGGCGCGCTGAAGGATCTGGGCAGTAATTACTGTGCGAAAGATCTGCCTGAACTGCGCGAAGAGGACTTTGCCTGTGTGAAGGGCAAAGACGAATCCAAAGCCGGCTGA
- the iscA gene encoding iron-sulfur cluster assembly protein IscA, whose protein sequence is MAISMTEAAARHVRRSLDGRGKGEGIRLGVRTTGCSGLAYVLEFVDEVVAEDQVFESHGEKVIIDPKSLAYLDGTELDFVKEGLNEGFKFNNPNVRGECGCGESFNI, encoded by the coding sequence ATGGCTATCAGCATGACAGAAGCGGCTGCTCGACACGTGCGACGCTCCCTCGACGGGCGCGGCAAAGGTGAAGGGATTCGTCTGGGTGTTCGCACCACAGGCTGTTCCGGCCTTGCCTACGTGCTGGAGTTTGTCGACGAGGTGGTTGCCGAGGATCAGGTGTTCGAAAGTCACGGCGAGAAAGTGATCATCGACCCGAAAAGCCTGGCCTACCTGGACGGCACCGAGCTCGATTTCGTCAAGGAAGGGTTGAACGAAGGCTTCAAGTTCAACAATCCCAACGTTCGCGGTGAATGTGGCTGCGGCGAAAGCTTCAACATCTGA
- the trmJ gene encoding tRNA (cytosine(32)/uridine(32)-2'-O)-methyltransferase TrmJ has translation MLQNIRVVLVNTSHPGNIGGAARAMKNMGLSRLVLVEPRLFPHHEADARASGAGDILENAQVVATLEDALVGCNLVLGTSARDRRIPWPLLDPRECGSKVVEEAGQGAEIALVFGREDSGLTNEELQRCHFHVHIPSDPGFSSLNLGAAVQVLSYEVRMAWLAAQGQPTKIEKEEVASVKSAELATMDELERFYEHLEQTLVAIEFLDPEKPRHLMARLRRLYGRSSVSRAEMNILRGILTETQKAARGELLKRKD, from the coding sequence TTGCTGCAGAACATTCGTGTCGTCCTGGTCAATACCAGCCACCCCGGCAACATCGGCGGGGCCGCGCGCGCCATGAAAAACATGGGTCTGTCGCGGCTGGTGCTGGTCGAACCGCGGTTGTTTCCGCACCACGAAGCCGATGCTCGAGCTTCCGGTGCCGGGGATATCCTTGAAAATGCTCAAGTCGTCGCCACCCTGGAAGACGCCCTGGTCGGCTGCAATCTGGTGCTCGGCACCAGCGCCCGTGACCGGCGCATTCCCTGGCCATTGCTCGATCCGCGCGAATGCGGGAGCAAAGTGGTCGAAGAGGCGGGGCAGGGCGCGGAAATCGCGTTGGTATTCGGTCGTGAAGACTCCGGCCTGACCAACGAGGAGCTGCAGCGATGTCACTTTCACGTGCACATCCCTTCCGATCCTGGGTTCAGCTCGCTGAACCTCGGGGCGGCGGTGCAGGTGTTGAGCTATGAAGTGCGCATGGCCTGGCTGGCTGCTCAAGGGCAGCCGACCAAGATCGAGAAAGAAGAAGTGGCCTCGGTGAAAAGTGCCGAGCTCGCGACCATGGATGAGCTGGAGCGTTTTTATGAGCATCTGGAGCAGACGCTGGTCGCCATCGAATTTCTCGATCCGGAAAAACCACGGCACTTGATGGCGCGCCTGCGCCGCTTGTACGGACGCAGCTCGGTCAGCCGGGCGGAAATGAATATTTTGCGTGGCATTCTCACGGAAACCCAAAAAGCGGCCCGTGGTGAGCTTCTTAAGCGGAAGGACTGA
- the hscB gene encoding co-chaperone HscB: MGIPCHFALFELQPSFRLDLEQLATRYRELARGVHPDRFADASEREQRSALEQSARLNDAYQTLKSPAQRARYLLTISGHEVPMEVTVHDPEFLLQQMQWREELEDLQDSADLDGVAVFKRRLKVAQEQLNESFAACWDDAAQREQAERLMRRMQFLDKLTYEVRQLEERLDD, from the coding sequence GTGGGTATTCCTTGTCATTTCGCTTTATTCGAGCTGCAACCGAGCTTTCGCCTGGATCTCGAGCAGTTGGCCACGCGCTACCGTGAGTTGGCGCGCGGTGTTCATCCTGATCGCTTTGCCGACGCCTCCGAGCGCGAACAGCGGTCGGCGCTTGAGCAGTCTGCGCGGCTCAACGACGCGTACCAGACGCTCAAGAGTCCTGCCCAGCGTGCACGCTACCTGCTGACCATCAGCGGGCATGAAGTGCCGATGGAAGTCACGGTCCATGACCCCGAGTTTCTTTTGCAGCAGATGCAGTGGCGCGAAGAGCTCGAAGACCTCCAGGACAGCGCCGATCTCGACGGTGTCGCGGTATTCAAGCGTCGCCTGAAAGTGGCTCAGGAACAGTTGAACGAAAGCTTCGCAGCCTGTTGGGATGATGCAGCGCAACGCGAACAGGCCGAACGCCTGATGCGGCGCATGCAGTTCCTCGACAAGCTCACCTACGAAGTGCGCCAGTTAGAAGAGCGCCTCGACGATTAA
- the suhB gene encoding inositol-phosphate phosphatase, producing the protein MQPMLNIALRAARSASELIFRSIERLDTIKVDEKDAKDYVSEVDRAAEQKIIDALRKAYPNHSIQGEETGMHVGNGIEGEEYLWIIDPLDGTTNFLRGIPHFAVSIACKYRGRLEHAVVLDPVRQEEFTASRGRGAQLNGRRLRVSGRTSLDGALLGTGFPFRDDQMDNLDNYLGMFRALVGQTAGIRRAGSASLDLAYVAAGRFDAFWESGLSEWDMAAGALLIQEAGGLVSDFTGGHDFLEKGHIVAGNTKCFKAVLTAIQPHLPASLKR; encoded by the coding sequence ATGCAGCCCATGCTGAATATCGCGCTGCGCGCCGCCCGCAGCGCCAGTGAACTGATCTTCCGCTCCATCGAGCGCCTGGATACCATCAAGGTCGACGAAAAAGACGCCAAGGATTATGTATCCGAGGTCGATCGCGCCGCCGAACAGAAAATCATCGATGCTCTGCGCAAGGCTTACCCGAATCACTCGATCCAGGGTGAAGAAACCGGCATGCACGTCGGTAACGGCATCGAAGGCGAAGAGTACCTGTGGATCATCGACCCACTGGACGGCACCACCAACTTCCTGCGTGGCATTCCTCACTTCGCTGTCAGCATTGCCTGCAAATACCGTGGTCGCCTGGAGCACGCAGTGGTTCTGGACCCGGTTCGCCAGGAAGAATTCACCGCCAGCCGTGGTCGCGGCGCTCAACTGAACGGTCGTCGTCTGCGCGTCAGCGGTCGCACCAGCCTCGACGGCGCTCTGCTGGGCACTGGCTTCCCGTTCCGTGACGACCAGATGGACAACCTCGACAACTACCTGGGCATGTTCCGCGCCCTGGTTGGCCAGACTGCCGGCATCCGCCGCGCCGGCTCCGCCAGCCTGGACCTGGCCTACGTGGCTGCCGGTCGTTTCGACGCGTTCTGGGAGTCGGGCCTGTCCGAGTGGGACATGGCTGCAGGCGCCCTGCTGATTCAAGAAGCTGGTGGCCTGGTGAGCGACTTCACCGGCGGTCACGATTTCCTTGAAAAAGGCCACATCGTTGCCGGCAACACCAAATGCTTCAAGGCAGTCCTGACGGCGATCCAGCCGCACCTGCCGGCTTCGCTGAAGCGCTAA
- the pilW gene encoding type IV pilus biogenesis/stability protein PilW: MSLRFALLLLMASLCAGCVLSGDYNPMKTSKGRDEARAAYVQLGLGYLQQGMTERAKVPLKKALELDDSDPDANAALGLVFQAEMEPKLADEHFRKALSSRPTDARILNNYGSFLYEEQRYKEAYERFEQAAADTLYPERSRVFENLGMTASKLGQRDLAQQQLEKALRLNRQQPRALLEMAELSFEDRHYVPARDYYDRFSLLTEQNARSLLLGVRLAKVFEDRDKAASYGLQLKRLYPGTPEYQQYLSEQ, encoded by the coding sequence ATGTCCCTGCGCTTTGCGCTGCTGTTGCTGATGGCCAGCCTGTGTGCTGGTTGTGTCCTGTCGGGTGACTACAACCCGATGAAGACCAGCAAGGGCCGCGACGAAGCGCGTGCCGCCTACGTGCAGCTGGGATTGGGATACTTGCAGCAAGGGATGACCGAACGGGCCAAGGTGCCGCTGAAGAAGGCGCTGGAACTGGACGATTCCGATCCTGATGCCAACGCCGCCCTCGGGCTGGTGTTCCAGGCCGAAATGGAGCCGAAACTGGCCGACGAACATTTCCGCAAAGCCCTGTCCTCGCGTCCCACCGATGCACGAATCCTCAATAACTACGGCAGTTTTCTCTACGAAGAACAGCGTTACAAGGAAGCCTACGAGCGTTTTGAGCAGGCAGCCGCCGATACCCTGTATCCTGAGCGTTCGCGGGTCTTCGAGAACCTCGGCATGACCGCTTCGAAGCTCGGGCAGCGGGATCTGGCGCAGCAGCAACTGGAAAAAGCCCTGCGGCTGAACCGTCAACAACCGCGTGCTTTGCTGGAAATGGCTGAGTTGTCCTTCGAAGACAGGCATTATGTGCCCGCGCGTGACTATTACGACCGTTTCAGCCTGCTAACCGAGCAAAATGCACGTAGTCTATTGCTCGGCGTTCGGCTGGCAAAAGTGTTTGAAGATCGCGACAAGGCCGCCAGTTATGGCCTGCAATTAAAACGACTCTATCCCGGTACGCCGGAATATCAGCAATACCTGTCGGAGCAATGA